A stretch of DNA from Streptomyces xanthii:
ACGGCGAGTCGTCCCGCCTTGACCTGGACGCGCCACGGAACCATCGCCATGGCTGGTTCCTACCCGCAGGGCGGGACGTGATGTCACCCGTCGTGGTCGTACACGGTGACAGGTGTCCCGCGATGCACGAGGCGCTCGGTGATCAGGGGTTCGACGCGGGACCACGCGCCGCCGGCGAGGCCGCAGCCGATGCGGGGGGTGGGGAGCTGTTCGGCGGCCCGCCGCGGGGCTGAGTCTCTCGTCGCCGGGTGCCGCCCGGTGGGGGCTGGCCGCGCAGTTCCCCGCGCCCCTGAAATGCCTGCCCTTCGGGCGCAATTCCCCGATGAGATCGCGCACGAAGTGCGCGCATCTCAGGGGCGCGGGGAACTGCGCGAGAAGCCCCACCGGGCGGCACCCGGCAATGGACGGGTCAGGCCACCCACGGGGGCCGGCCGAACGCGGCGGTGGCGTCACCCCGGACATACGTGATCTCCGACATGACGCCACCGTAGGGCGAGGCACTGACAACGGGCGGGTCAGTCGCCCTGGGCCACCTTGGTCAGCTCCTCGGTCGCCGTGCGCTCCACGCGGCGGCGGACGCCGAACCAGCCGAGGACGAGCATCGCCGCGACGATCGGGATGAGGTACAGCGTCTTGCGGCCGACCTCGGGGTCCTTCCACATGAGGCCGAGCACGGCCAGCAGGAAGGCGATCGTCACGTACTCGGTGACACCGCTGCCGGGCAGCTTGAAGTGCGGCCGCTGGACCAGGCCCTGCTTGGCCCGCCGGACGAAGGCGAGGTGGCAGATCATGATGATGACCCAGGTGCTGATGATGCCGAGCGAGGCGACGTTCAGCACGATCTCGAACGCCTTGCCGGGCACGACGCTGTTCAGGACGACGCCGAGGACTCCGACGCCCGCGGTGAGCAGGATGCCGCCGTAGGGCACCTGGTTCTTGTTCATGACGGCCGTGAAGCGGGGCGCGGAGCCCGCCATCGCCATCGAGCGCAGGATGCGGCCGGTGGAGTAGAGGCCGGAGTTCAGGGACGACATGGCGGCGGTGAGGACCACGAGGTTCATCACGTCACCGGCGGCGGGGACGCCGATCCGGGAGAGGACGGTGACGAACGGGCTCTCGTCGGCGGAGTACATGACGCCGGGCAGGAGCAGCGCGAGCAGGACGACCGAGCCCACGTAGAAGAGGCCGACGCGCCACATGATCGAGTTCACCGCGCGGGGCACGACCTTGTGCGGCTCGGCGGTCTCGCCCGCGGCGACACCGACCAGCTCCAGGGACGCGTAGGCGAAGACGACACCCTGCATGACGAGGACGACGGGCATCATGCCGTGCGGCAGGAAGCCGCCGTTGTCCGTGATGACGCTCAGGCCGGGGGTCTGGCCGCCGACGTCGTGCTGGGTGACCAGCAGGAAGATGCCGACGAACATGAAGGCGACCAGGGCGGCGACCTTGACGATCGCGAACCAGAACTCCATCTCGCCGAAGATCTTCACGGAGATCAGGTTGATGGCGAGGACCACCGCGAGGGC
This window harbors:
- a CDS encoding amino acid permease gives rise to the protein MSKDAVTTAMDASRTDASQAPADAGDAGYSKDLKARHVNMIAIGGAIGTGLFLGAGGRLHSAGPALAVAYLVCGIFAFFVVRALGELVLYRPSSGSFVSYAREFLGEKGAYVAGWMYFLNWSTTGIADITAIALYTHYWSFFTSIPQWVLALIALAVVLAINLISVKIFGEMEFWFAIVKVAALVAFMFVGIFLLVTQHDVGGQTPGLSVITDNGGFLPHGMMPVVLVMQGVVFAYASLELVGVAAGETAEPHKVVPRAVNSIMWRVGLFYVGSVVLLALLLPGVMYSADESPFVTVLSRIGVPAAGDVMNLVVLTAAMSSLNSGLYSTGRILRSMAMAGSAPRFTAVMNKNQVPYGGILLTAGVGVLGVVLNSVVPGKAFEIVLNVASLGIISTWVIIMICHLAFVRRAKQGLVQRPHFKLPGSGVTEYVTIAFLLAVLGLMWKDPEVGRKTLYLIPIVAAMLVLGWFGVRRRVERTATEELTKVAQGD